The DNA region CGTCGCGAACGCGGCGAGCTCGGAGATGTAGTGGCTGTGCGCGGGGAAGTAGGCGCGGGCGATGTCGCCGGCGAAGATGCCGAACAAGATGAAGTCGTACATCTCGAAGAAATTCCCGCCCACCACGCGCAACACCATGGCTGACTGGGATTTGGCGTTTTGCCACACGACTGTCTTCTCCTCTCGCTCTGCCACCGGTAGCACGGCGCTGTAGGCTCAACACCATGCCGCACGAGACACATGGACACCAACACCACCATCGCGAACGCCAACCGGGGGAGCCGTTGCGGATCGGGATCGGCGGACCGGTGGGCTCTGGGAAGACCGCTCTGGTGGCAGCGCTGTGTCGCGCTCTGCGCGAAGATTACAGCCTGGCGGTGCTCACCAACGACATCTACACCACAGAAGACGCGGACTTCCTGCGCCGCCACGCCGTGTTGCCGGATGAACGGATCACGGCGGTCAAGACCGGGGGCTGTCCGCACACCGCCATCCGTGACGACATCACCGCGAACCTCAACGCGGTGGAGGACTTGGTCGAGGCGAACCCGGGCCTGGACTTGGTGCTCGTGGAGTCTGGGGGGGACAACCTCACCGCGATGTTCTCCACGGGCCTTGTGGACGCGCAGATTTTCGTCCTCGACGTGGCGGGCGGCGACAAGGTGCCGCGCAAAGGCGGCCCCGGGGTCACTTTCGCGGATTTGCTGGTCATCAACAAAACGGATCTCGCCCCGCTGGTCGGCGCGGACTTGTCGGTGATGGACCGGGACGCGAGCGCGGTCCGCGCCGGCCGTCCGACCGCCTTCTTGTCGTTGACGCAAGATCCTGCCGCGACCGCGGTGGTCGATTGGCTCAGACCACAGCTCGATGCGCTCGTGGCTGCGCGTTGACGCTGTCGCGGGACGAGTCCCGCGATGGCGTTCGCGGGGGGCGTTCACCGTCCGCCTGACCGGCCAGGACCAGCTGCATCTCGTTGGTGTTGCGGCAGGTCCGCTGGGGGGCGACGAGGTGGCTGTCGAAATCCGGGTGGGGCAGGGGGCTTCCTTGGCTCTGCGCGGCACAGCCGCGAGTGTGGCGTTGCCGGGAGCTGAGGTGGACCGATCCTCCTGGTTGTGGGATCTCGCCGTCGAGGAGGGCGGGCAGCTGCTCCTCGACCCCCAGCCGCTCATCGTCGCGGGAGAAGCCTCGCATCACGGGACGACCGCGCTCCAGCTCGCCGACGGGGCCTCTGCGGTGCTCAGGGAGCAAGCGCAGATCGGCCGGTTCCAAGAGGAAGGGGGGACCTGGCAGGGCTCGCTGTCCGTCGACCTGGACGGGCAGGAGCTCTTGCGGCATTCGGTCGGCCTCGGCAAAGGCAGCGCGACCTGGGACAGGTTCTTCGCGCCCGCTGCCATGGAGAGCGAGTTCCGTTACCCGGACCACCGCGCGGCCCATGTGTCGTCCGACGCCTGGGAAGCGCGTCTGCCGTTGGCCGGAGGCGGAAGCCTCACAACACGGCTCGTGCCGCTCCTCGTCGACACGCCGTCGAGACCGTATGCGGGGAGCGTATGAATTCCTCAGCTCCGCACGCCGGCACTGGCCGCGACGATCACTTCGGCAGGTGGATGTCCGACGGGATCGTCAGCGAGGGGAACGGCCCGGAGGGGACATAGCTGCCGCACAAAGGGCTGCTTCTTTGCAGAATGTCCACGAGCAAGCTGCAGACGGACCGCTTGGCGAGCTTCCATTTGTCGTTTTGCCACACGAAGAAGATCTCGACCTTGTCGAGCCGCTGCTCGCC from Segniliparus rotundus DSM 44985 includes:
- a CDS encoding urease accessory protein UreD; its protein translation is MRSWLRVDAVAGRVPRWRSRGAFTVRLTGQDQLHLVGVAAGPLGGDEVAVEIRVGQGASLALRGTAASVALPGAEVDRSSWLWDLAVEEGGQLLLDPQPLIVAGEASHHGTTALQLADGASAVLREQAQIGRFQEEGGTWQGSLSVDLDGQELLRHSVGLGKGSATWDRFFAPAAMESEFRYPDHRAAHVSSDAWEARLPLAGGGSLTTRLVPLLVDTPSRPYAGSV
- the ureG gene encoding urease accessory protein UreG; protein product: MPHETHGHQHHHRERQPGEPLRIGIGGPVGSGKTALVAALCRALREDYSLAVLTNDIYTTEDADFLRRHAVLPDERITAVKTGGCPHTAIRDDITANLNAVEDLVEANPGLDLVLVESGGDNLTAMFSTGLVDAQIFVLDVAGGDKVPRKGGPGVTFADLLVINKTDLAPLVGADLSVMDRDASAVRAGRPTAFLSLTQDPAATAVVDWLRPQLDALVAAR